aagttttgatattgattaattactcattgaaacgaatcaaacaagactccACATGATATTTTTTCTTATACTATATTGGAAAGATTTAGAAGAATCTCTTTAACTCTGAACATCATTATacaacggagggagtaattattaAGCAATATGCATccaatgtacaataaatttattgtaaacCAGGGTAACTTTTTACTCAATTTTTGTTGACCTTTAAcaagttttgattaacttttatattataaagtaCTACAACTGtttaaatgatctttacactttccgttttagtatGTTTCATAATGTTATTTACACTTTACTTTATATTTGACATaaaaatttactatcttacccTTCGTACCCcacaatattttatttttctgacATTCACCcactttttaaaatatttctcttactttatccatattttattttacggatttttcatgaaataccccgaGTTTTAAGGAAATCACCAAATGtcctcaagtttcaataatacataaaaatacccctaaaacaaaacttaataCTTCAAATACCCTTAATGACATCATCATCCCTTAATCTGGTATTTGAAGTATTAAGTTTCAATAATACATAAAAATAcccctaaaacaaaacttaataCTTCAAATACATAAAAATACCATTAGTAAGTTAATTAGGTGTTAATTAAGTGGATTATGTCATTAAAGGTATTTGGAGcattaagttttgttttagaagcatttttatgtattattgaaacttgagaacatttggtgaatttccttaaaactcgggggtatttcatgaaaaatccgtttattttattcaaccaacttttctacttttgtattaatatttgtgcaaataataaTTGTTAAGATGTTTATGAAACAAAGGTAGTAGACTAAAACATAaagtataaaaataattttgaaataggTAGTATAGTGTAATGAGTGActatttgtaaaatttgaaaTAATAAATCTTTTTGTAgctttttttttcaattgtattttttaaaatgtaaaGGCTTGCTAAAAGTTGTTGGTTTTTGTCTCTACAAGTGCACATGGCAATTGTATATCGGTTGATGAACGAACATCCAATTACTTACGTTTAAAACGTTTATTCAGAGAACTTTTATGAGTTCATTGTTTTAAGATCCAAAAAAAATGTGCATAGCCATGAACAATTAAAAATTTCATTGTTAAGGATGCTCTAAAGGGTTCGGTTTAGCTCATATACCTTTACTCTCTTAATGTCAAATAAAAGAATGAAAtctataataaaataaaatctataCTAAAATTAAGTTATATTGAATTATTGTAATCAATCAATGTATATACAATAAGTCTATAATCAAGGAGAATATATCTCCTTGATTAATAGAAAAGTCCCTAAAAGTTAGTaaagaatcagaaaataatacTAACAAACATAGTAAGTGAGATGGACTTCTTAATTATGTGCAAAAGATTATTAATTCATTACTATATTACCAAAATTTACTAAATTAGGACATGTCATCCTCTCTTATATATTTGTTATCTCTtacaattataaataataatatcattatataattaattataaaaattgaGTAAAAATCATAcatttttatagtaaaaatcATACATTTTTACAGTAAAAATGGTTAGATTTCTTCCATTTTTGTATTATTGTTTCTTTGCTATTACAATAGCACTTTCGTTAAGTTGCCAAGCCACCAACGACGGATGGGTGACAGATGCCCATGCTACATTTTATGGTGACATGAAAGGAGGCGAGACTATGTGTGAGCTATTCAATCTTATCCGaagtatttattttaatttaattagatttaCGGTGTGTGAAGCTCATGAGTTCATGACAAAGGGGTTCGTAATATTCATTTTTCCtttactttattaaaaaaataaatataattaaagtGTTTCAAGAACTTTAGAAGCACGATATAATTAAGTACTATATATTATTATATGTCATGACTTttaattcactataaaattatgtaTTATTAAGACAAGGTTTTGAGATGGATTACTAAAATGTTTTCTTTAAATTATAATTGAGAGGGAATTGTACATGGATTTCCAAAAGTTATCTCAATTTTGTAATGCATTTTCCAAATTCCATCTCAAAAGTTTTAACTACTTTTGTCTCCAATCATCAATTTGAGATGAATTTTGACTATTTAGAGACAAAATTCCTCATATATAAAACTGTAAAAAAGGATTATTGTGTAGTCATTGTTGTGAAAATAAATTTGCTAACTTACTTTGAGTTGATTTCAGATGGAGCTTGTGGGTATAAAAATCTATACTCACAAGGCTACGGTCTTGAAACAGCAGCATTAAGCACGGCATTATTCAACAATGGATCGGCATGTGGATCGTGTTATGAGATACAATGCGTAAACTCCAAATGGTGCAAACCCGGCCATAATACTATTAAGATCACTGCCACAAACTTCTGTCCCCCTAATTACACAAAAACAGTCGATATTTGGTGTAATCCTCCTCAAAAACACTTTGATTTATCTCTTAAGATGTTCTTAACCATTGCGGAGTACAAAGCCGGGATTGTACCTGTACAATTTCGCCGAGTTCCTTGTGTTAGGAAGGGTGGCTTGAAATTCCTACTACAAGGTACTCAAGGCTGGTACCTTGTACTAGTGTTTAATGTTGGAGGTGTTGGAAATGTTGCCGATGTTAAGATTAAGCCGTCTAACTCCCAAAATTGGATGCAAATGACGCGTAATTGGGGGCAAAATTGGCAATTCACGAAAAATTTGATAGGGCAAAGTTTGTCATTCCAAGTGACTACTAGTGATGGTAAAATGGTGCAGTCCGATAACGTTGTACCGGCTAATTGGCAATTTGGCCAAATATTTGAAGGCAGGAAAAACTTCTAATTAACATAATTAAGTATGACTTATATTGTTCTTTAAATATTTGGCTTACGAGTTTAAattgtatgatataatatttgGTTGTAAGAGAGATCGGAAAGTTCGATCCTTTTTCAACcaagacaatttttttttggaaattaaaGTATGCAAATACCAGTTTGACATTCGTGTTTGAATCGTTATTAAGATGGTTGTTTCCCCTTTTTTAGTTTCTCACATGCATCAATAGTTTCTTATTTGTTGTCTTTTCGATCTCTACAGTAATACTCCTATTGATTTGTGATAATTATTGGATACCTATCGTTggacaacacacacaattcctGAATATTTCGTATATCACAATCTTACAACTTTATCTTTTCTAGTACGATTTATAAATCACAACGAAACAATCAGCAGAAGAATCGTGAATCAACATCCTACTTTGCCTATTATTGATCTCATATATTCTGATTACATGAACATCCATTGTTCTATAAGCTTCAAATAATGCAAACAAAACTATGACAAAATTCGTAAGAACCCTTGACATCTATATTTTCCTACCAAATTCTCTCCTCAGAACTAAAAATAACTAGGAACCAAACACAGGCTTTTTGCTGCCTAAAAATAATCTTATACACAGCCGTTGAAAAAAGATTTAATGCATTTTTGACACAACTTCTTCAACAAGCTCACTTGCTGTCTGTGAAGTCAGCATCAATAACATCTCCTTCGGGTCCTTTGCTCGTTGAATCTGACGGGCCAGACTCTGCTCCTGGTGTTGGGCCTGGGCCTGCACCTGGTTCACCTCCTGCACCAGGCTGGTTGTAAAGTGACTGACCGAGTTGCATTACTTCCTGGTTAAGAGCAGCCATGGCATCCTTTATAGCTTGAGTTTCACCTCCATTAATGGCATCCTTGAGCTCTCCCAGTTTAGCTTCCACCTTTTCTTTAACTGGAACTGGAACCTTTTCTCCGAGTTCCTTCAACTGCTTTTCTGTCTGGTATACAACGGAATCAGCCTGGTTCTTCGTGTCAATCACTTCTCTCTTTTCCTTGTCTTCCTTGGCAAATTTCTCAGCCTCGCTAACCATTCTCTCTACCTAGAAAGCCATTAATTTTAACCCAGTTTTAGAAATCATTTCTAGGCAgaaataagaagaagaaaaaaatagcaaaacttgtaaaaatcATTCTCCAATCACATACCTCATCACCAGGCAGAGTACTAGCTCCGGTAATTGTGATATCTTGCTTCTTTCCTGTACCCTTGTCAATGGCGGTAACTGAGAGAATACCATTAGCATCAATGTCGAATTTAACTTCAACCTGAGGAACACCTCGAGGAGCTGGTGGGATACCATCTAAACGGAAGCTACCAAGAGATTTGTTATCTCTTACAAACTCTCGCTCTCCCTGAAGGACATTAATCTCAACACTTGTCTGTCCATCTGCAGCTGTTGAGAAGACTTCTGACTTCGATGTGGGCAAGGTTGTGTTTCGTGGGATAATCTTGGTCATTACTCCACCAAGTGTTTCAAGACCAATAGATAGTGGTGTAACGTCCAAAAGCACAATGTCACTTACATCTCCAGCTAAGACACCAGCCTACATTATATCAGAACATCAAATAACAGAAAAAATAGGTGATGACGGTAGCAAATGTGTAACATAAAGTAACGCCTCATCCATGAAACCACAACAGAATACCATAAGAGTATACCCATCCAGTGCCATAAGCATTATGAGCTAAAATGTGAACATCATAAAATTCTTCAAATTAATTGTAAGATTCCAGGCAATAGTGAATCACAAATTCTTCTCGAGATGACTTTAATCTTAAGTTGacataaaataaagaaattgaCTGCTGATCAAAGAGATGTAATCAGGAGTAGAACCTAACCTGCACTGCAGCCCCGAGAGCAACAACTTCATCAGGATTAACAGTCACGTTTGGGGCTTTTCCGGTCATCTTCTTGACCAACTCGATAACAGCTGGGATACGGGTAGAGCCACCCACTAGGATCACTTCGTCTAAATCACTGAAGGAGAGTTTTGCATCTCTCAGTGAATTCTCAACTGGGGTTCTCAGCCTGAAATTGATAGAAATTGGAGTTCAAACATTATCTAATCTATTTATAGAAAGTATTTGAGATTACAAACCATACCTAAATTATTTTCCCTAATACTTATTTTGGATTGATTCTTTAACAGCCCACATTAAATCCTCTTACAAAGCATTGGATTCAATATTAATACAGAGTAATTTCTTACAACACAATATAAATGAACTTTTCCCCCCTAGATGACTCGAGCCACCAGGCGGTCAGACCAACTAGTTTAGTAAGGTAATACAAGCTTATGGCTATAAACTACACACCAGAAAACTAACAAGAAACACAAATGCCAAACCACAGAACAAAGAAAAATGTAATACCTGTCCAGAAGGTCTGAACAAAGTTCCTCAAACTTGGCCCTTGTTAAAGTGGTTTCAATATGCTTAGGTCCATCAGCAGTGGCAGTGATGAACGGCAAGCTTAAAacagcacaaaaaaaaaattacgctGTAAGTTTCACGTGTTTAACATAATGGAGATTAAGGGAATCCTTAAGAAGGACATAATGTCAACAATACCTAATATTTGCCTGAGTTAATGATGACAACTCCATCTTGGCTTTCTCGGCTGTCTCAGTTAGACGTTGTAGAGCTTGCTTGTCCTTCAAAAGGTCAATACCTTCATCTCTCTTAAAGCTTGAAGCTAGCCAATCAACAATTCTCTGTTTATACACAAACCACAGTCACTACGCCAGTAACATCACAATATGTATGCATACACAAACCAGGATGACGAAGACCAAATTCAAGAAACCACTACGACAAGAACAACCGTTATTTTGCTACGTCACCTTGTCAAAATCATCACCACCCAAATGTGTATCTCCAGAGGTTGAAAGTACTTCAAAAACTCCATCACCAACCTCAAGAACTGCAACGAGTTTGAACAAGATTGATATCATTAAGTTATAAAAGTACCAAGCAAAACGTATGAAAACAAGTACCAAACAGAAGTTCGATTGCAACAGACATAAATTTCAGTGAAATTCATTGTTGCAGAGGGAAAAAAAGGAGGCATACCTGAAACATCAAAGGTACCACCTCCAAGGTCAAACACCAAAATAGTTTCATTGTTCTTCTTTTCAAACCCATAAGCCAAAGAGGCAGCAGTAGGCTCGTTGATGATTCGAAGGACTTCCAAACCAGCAATGCGCCCTGCATCCTTTGTTGCTGTCCTTTGAGAATCATTGAAATACGCAGGCACTGTGACTACGGCCTTAGTTACTTTGTCATTCAAAAACTTTGATGCATCATCAACAAGTTTTCTCAACACCTGCACCAACAACAGACATCTCAATTCTACCTTTCAACTAAAATTAGGGGCACAGCTCCTCAACCACCGCATAATCATTGAACAAATGCTGATTAAGTTACTAAAATTTGTACCAATTTCAATTATCAAAACCCAAACCACACCTCTAATTCTCCAATTTACTAAAATTTGTACCAACTTCAATTATCAAAACCCAAACCACTCCTCTAATTCTCCAATTTACTAAAATTTGTACCAAATTCAATTATCAAAACCCAAACCACTCCTCTAATTCTCCAATTTAGTAAAATTTGTACCAACTTCAATTATCAAAACCCAAACCACTCCTCTAATTCTCCAATTGCAAAAATTTGTACCAAACTTCAACTACCAAAACCCAAACACTAGTTCGACATAGAAACCAACAACTCAATTACTCAATATAGAAACCGTCATCTCAATTACTCAATATAGAAACCATCAACTCAATTACTCAATAAAGAAACCATCAATATAGAATACCATTGAAGAAGTAAATCTCATAAACAGAAAGCCAGGGAATTATGCAACAATAACTTCAAAATtatgcaaaaataaataaataaaacaataaattgGGTGAAGGAGCAGAGAATTACTTGAGCAGAGATCTCTTCCGCAGCAAACTGTTTACCAATAGCAGGGCACTCAAGCTTGACATTATTATTCTCATCCCTGACCACCGTATAGCTCACCTGCTTTGACTCCTCATCAACCTCCGTCATTTTCCTCCCAATAAACCTCTTCACCGAAAAGAAAGTGTTCTCGGGATTCACGACCGCTTGACGCTTCGCAATCTGCCCAACCAATCTCTCTCCATTTTTCGTATATGCCACCACCGACGGCGTCGTTCGCTGGCCTTCGGCGTTAGTAACAATTGTAGGCTTCCCTCCTTCCATGGCGGCAACCGCAGAATTCGTTGTCCCGAGGTCAATTCCTACGACCTTCTCGTTAACAACCCTCACCGGCCCTACACCAGCGCTCCGACGACGGCCACCAGAGCTCTTCTTAAGCCTTAAAAACGCCGATTTAGGGTTTCCGATACAGGCTGTGCTAGGGCTCATCTTCTGGCCGAAAAAGACCGAGTTCGGCCTTGAAGAAGAGGGTTTTGAAGACGAGGTTGTGAAGGGGGTGGCGCCCAGAACGTGGATTTGAGTTGCTGAAGACGCCATTGTTGTGAAGAAGGTCTAAGCTTCCGGAAATGGAGATTTGgggagagagaattagggtttgccGGAAGAGGAGGGAGAGAAATGAGAGTAGGTGAATAGAGAAGTGTCAGGAAAGGATAAGAGAGTAGAGGGTTTTAAGAGGAGGTAAAGGAGGAAATGGGTGGCAATTAGATGGACTTCTAGAAATTTCTTTTGCCCAGATTTTAAGAAAGAAAATCAAACAATTTTTATATTGTGGAAGTAGCAAGGCCCTCGACTTCTACTACGTGTAATTTACAACGCGCGGATGGTGCAGGggcctgcacgtagatctacgtgcacctgcaccaaaaaaaaaaaaaaaagtaaaaaaaaaaaaacataagaaactaaacagaaagaacataatagagtaaacgaaaagaacattaaccaaaacctgaaaagaacattaatgttaaaaaactaaagaaaatgtacaaaattgaaaataacaTATTCTATCTCCTGATacattataaaaagaacaactattttacaaaaagaacatcatgtgaaaaatgcaacagaaaaacaaaaaaaaacatattatcgataatatttataaaacggttttttcatgaaatgcccctgaggtttgcaaaaacgcaccaaataccctcgcgtcttttgaatcacataatatacccctattttttcccaagtttgcaccaaatacccctaaaccgaccttccgttaagcctccgttaagtcgtgtttataattcacagaatacccctatttataaactaagttgcaccaaatacccaaaataTTTTTAAACCGCATAATTTGATTTCCATAAATCGTTCACCTAATATGGGGATTGAGGATATGCaattaataatagaaaatattgtcACTCAAATCTTTCACCTAAAATATCACACTTTGTTTGACCAGCAATGGAAATAAAAGGGGGGCGTCTACACAATCACCACCCACAAACATTAATCGGAAAACCAAATCATAGTGGTTCATTTCTATATTAGTTCACCATCACCTCTGGGCTTGAATTCACAGAAAAACAATAACCGACTAGTTTCATATCCCATAGATACAGCAAGGTGGGGCAACAACTTAGCAGGGAAGTGCTAATAATCAACTGACTTTAGCTCACTCTAACAAAATGAGATCAAAATtacaagaaaaagaaaggaacGTGACTGTCATGATGAATTCAAGGGTGAAATATAACCAATTTCAACTAGAAAGCACAACCAAAGAGTATATAGAAATCAAAACTGTagaaatcatcatcatcaagttGTTATCTGAAATGGCTACTACAAATGACCAGCAACTTCATCTGCTTTACGATACCTAGGGCCTTGAACCCAAGCACCATCAATGGGGGGTAATAACTCCAGTCAAGCCATCGTCGACAAAATCACAACCCTCTTCCCCTCTAAAACTGCCTTCACCGGCGCCAACTTAAGCTTCACACCAAAGTCCCTAATCCTCTGTGAAGGCTCGATAAAGGTTCTCCCCACATAATGGGACCTAATCAAACCCTTTTGAAAGGGCACACCAGCTTTCTCAGCATCCCCAAGAGCAGCAACAACCCCAGAATCAGGCACTGCAATAACCACATCACATTCAACAGGCGAATCAAACCAAATAAAAAACGCCTAGAAATCAAACGCCAATTTGTAATCAAAAGAACTAATCAACAACAAACCCAAGAATCACAACCAAACCACCGATCAAAATCCGGCGAAATTTGTCGATCCCTTGCCAGAAGACCCGAAACCCATCCCTAATTCAAACCCAATGAGAAACTTCCTTCTACTGGGCAATTATAATTATCAAAGGAAAGAGAAGAAGCTTTGTAGAGCTTTACTtgataaggagagagaaaataatttgGGTTTGGAATCTGGTCACGAGGATGATGCAAGTGAGGCTGTTGGGTTTGGAATCTGGTCACGAGGATCACCAACATCTTGCCCCCATTTGTAGTAGCCACTATACTTCAAAATCGTGGGTTAGGCTTGCCGGCGACCAGAGATCGGCCTCCGCCGGCGAAAAAAGAGCGGAGATCGGATGCCGCCGGCGACCAGAGAGCCGGAGGAAGAACatcggagaggagagagaaaaagatagAGAAAATGGTTGAGATTTCTTTGGGAATTTTGTCAAAAAACATGTTttaagggcaaaatagtaaaacgcgactaacggcagactaacgccGTTAACTCAAAGGTGTATCTCATGAACAGTAcgcaaaaataggggtatattatgtgattcaaaagacgcgagggtatttgatgcgtttttgcaaacctcaggggtatttcatgaaaaaaccgtttataaaatattaaaaaacagtaaaaaagtaaaaaagaacacaaaataattataaaaaaagaacaacaacttttttagaaaacaaaaagaacaaaatcaaaagaaaaataaaataaaaaactcaaaaaaatttatgaaaaaaaggcaacaaaaaaaagaacaagagaacaaaacacatgaaaaagaacaattttttctttttccttatcatacaaaagaacagaatgaaagggacgaaaagaacaacaaatctatgttcttttattagttgtatttgttcttttcaaaccacttagtgttctaattaaaaagacaaaatcgacgatattttgatgcacttaaaactagatctatatttttatttaaatgtatttttgttcttatccATCGCATCAGATCTACGTTCTTTTATTgagtgttatttgttctattcaaacgattttatgttctaattaaaaaagacgaaacgacgattttttgatgcacctaaaaataaatctataaaaaaaaagtatttttgttcttttaccccgaatcagactatgttcttttttaagtgttatgtgttcttttcaaaccattatatgttctttttttcacaatctatgtacgttgatataaaagaacaaactatgttgatttaaaagaacaaactatgttgatgccacagtaaaagtaaagttgtgaaaagaacattacaatttgaaaagaacattagaggaaagaacaaggaaacgtaccttaaacacttgatcaacatttatcaggagcatcaatatcttttaataaatcttcaaaaactgaTCTCAATCCTCGAAAAATATCACGCTCTCCAGATATTCTCTTGTTTCGAAAACTAGCCAAATTGAActagtgtttttcttaattcactcatttttcAAACGAAGGAGAAACATTCAGAaagaattttagagagagaataaggagaaaacatattttttactctttcactcaccatctcactctttctctctcaaaaaatctctcttatgttgagagaatataaatcctctcctctttctctctctaaaatgtatttataaaatgactaatgattatgattcataagtacaattattatatatatagttgctggaaaatagaaaatgaaaaaataggaagtagaatcaaagaataacaaagaaggagaaaggaaaaaTTCTTAAAGAGTGTATAATGAGAACTatgcacgtgtttttattttgttcttttaacagaatattataaaaagaacaaatgaaaagactaaaataacaaatagagagactaaaagaacaagtcaagtaCCTTGTCCAACAATAATATATGATTCAGAATCATCATTTTGATCATTCTGTTATCaattatcaagcacattattcataatatcaggaaaaaataataggtttaacatgtataaaaccaagaaaaagaacgcaaccaaaagaacaaaggataaataaaaaataagaaagaaaaataacacaataaaataaaaagaacaagttatgaaacgcaaatgaaattgaaaaaaaaaaagaaaaaagaacacaatagaatgaaagaacaaattatgaaacgcaaatggtctatttttctactataatgaaactgttcttttaatacgagcataaagaaactgttcttttaatacgagcatatgttcttttaatacgtaaaactgttcttttctggaaaaaaatcgtaattacataatccaaatcttcaaaatcagcgatttcaacgaaatcagcgtgttgttacataatttgattcattaaaatcatcaaaaccatcaaaactcgattattacaaaaacaaaatcatcaaaatcatcaaacacacgattattacaaaatcaaaatcatcaaaacctagaatttattatttcaaaattgaaaaattacctcccaaaatctgattatcagctacagaattcagatttgaagaagaagaaacggtttaatttgatgttgaagcagaaaaatcaacgaatttttgggaatttttactactttctcactctaagaaccattttagaaaacctagttcatactttatctctcctcttcacaatttgagttcaaaacataaaatctaGAAGAATATATATCGCAAGAAGAAAGCAAATCGAATAAAAAACGCGAAATACAGAGCTGAAAAGAACATAgcttttaatgttcttttgttctaGGGTATTGTTCTTTTGCTCAAGGAAAATGTTCTTTTATTCCAGGGATTTAATGAAACACGCGCgttttatgtgttttttatgtcgttttgtttccggtgcacctagagcacggtgcacacgcctgcaccatcAAATTTGCGGTAATTTAGGGCTAGTTTGGTTGACATGTTAATTTAATTCCTATAGGAAGTTGTAATTCAAGGAAAATTACTTCCCTTGTCAAATTCATGGGAATTTCCTTAATTTGTTTTGACAACATGGGAATTAGAAATTCCcatgaattttgattgaccaaGGAGGAGCTAGGTAAATTAACTTTCCATGTTTTGTAGGAATTCCAACTTCCCATGAATTccaacttcctccatttttacttttttatgtCAATCAAACAACTACACTATTTATAAATTCCCATTAATTTACACTTCCCCCATTTTTaattgtcaaccaaacaacccctTAATCCTATACCGTTAAATAcgagtactccgtattacttAATGAGTTTGGAGATGCGGCATGCTGTGATTTGTCAGCAAACACATCACAGCGCAATTTTTGTTTGCGTGCCTTCGATCTATGGTATTTTACTGTACATCCAATCCAGTACGTAAAAAGTGAAAAATAAAACTTGCTTAAGGTAAAAAGTGACCCAAACTAAAGATATAAGTGAACCCGACCAAAGATATGAGTGACCTTATTCGAGAACTGAAGTTACCTTACTCAAGGATAAATGTGACCACCAATGAAAAATATGACCCTAACAATAAACAATGAAGTGACCCCCACTCAAGAATTATATGTTTGTTACAAGTTATAACTATAACCAATATCAACAATGAGAATATATCAATACACAACTACACAAGTGTAATACAGGTAGTAGGCTATATGGGGCTTGAACCAACACCATGTGCAATATTATACATTACTTTATCATTTAAGCTAATAGCCTTAAAAATAAGGTAACTTATAACTATAATAAAGAAAACTAATAACATTAATAAGGGTAACTAAAATAATAGAACATGTGTGGATAACCTTTCTCTTTTAGGCCGCCACACAATATATTATCGTAGATCAGCCTTTCTGAAAAGTTTGTGTTTATGtatcattttaaaaaaaaaaagtaccattttattaaaaaaaaaagagtaccatttcgttaaaaGGAGTTGCATTTCGTTAAAAATATAGTACCATTTCATTAAAACATTTAccattttattgaatttttttgCTGAATAACAGACTGCGATTTTTACTTCCTCATTATCCAAGTATCCTAATTCAACGTTAATATCGTAACTCTACGAGGATCAAGGTTGACCTAGTGGTTATAAGACTCTTTTTCCACCCCTGTGATAGGGGTTTGATTCTCACCCCTTAAAATCTTTCTTGTAAGGGAATTCtccttaccaaaaaaaaaaaaatatatatacatatagtAGCCCTACCGTAACTTTTTTTTCCAGAGTTATATGTTGACCGACACTTGAAggtataatataaataataaagtgGGGGAAtaagtaataaacaaataaagaaaaagatggtggaaaaaatatatttcacaaattcttatttataagtggtgtacattaaatattgtacaccgaaataaaagttaactcaaaatacttaaaagttaaCCTTATATAATgcaaaagttatctattttttttagtgataat
This sequence is a window from Spinacia oleracea cultivar Varoflay chromosome 1, BTI_SOV_V1, whole genome shotgun sequence. Protein-coding genes within it:
- the LOC110785631 gene encoding expansin-A9-like isoform X1; translation: MVRFLPFLYYCFFAITIALSLSCQATNDGWVTDAHATFYGDMKGGETMYGACGYKNLYSQGYGLETAALSTALFNNGSACGSCYEIQCVNSKWCKPGHNTIKITATNFCPPNYTKTVDIWCNPPQKHFDLSLKMFLTIAEYKAGIVPVQFRRVPCVRKGGLKFLLQGTQGWYLVLVFNVGGVGNVADVKIKPSNSQNWMQMTRNWGQNWQFTKNLIGQSLSFQVTTSDGKMVQSDNVVPANWQFGQIFEGRKNF
- the LOC110785631 gene encoding expansin-A9-like isoform X2 is translated as MYRVISPLAIADGACGYKNLYSQGYGLETAALSTALFNNGSACGSCYEIQCVNSKWCKPGHNTIKITATNFCPPNYTKTVDIWCNPPQKHFDLSLKMFLTIAEYKAGIVPVQFRRVPCVRKGGLKFLLQGTQGWYLVLVFNVGGVGNVADVKIKPSNSQNWMQMTRNWGQNWQFTKNLIGQSLSFQVTTSDGKMVQSDNVVPANWQFGQIFEGRKNF
- the LOC110785563 gene encoding stromal 70 kDa heat shock-related protein, chloroplastic, translating into MASSATQIHVLGATPFTTSSSKPSSSRPNSVFFGQKMSPSTACIGNPKSAFLRLKKSSGGRRRSAGVGPVRVVNEKVVGIDLGTTNSAVAAMEGGKPTIVTNAEGQRTTPSVVAYTKNGERLVGQIAKRQAVVNPENTFFSVKRFIGRKMTEVDEESKQVSYTVVRDENNNVKLECPAIGKQFAAEEISAQVLRKLVDDASKFLNDKVTKAVVTVPAYFNDSQRTATKDAGRIAGLEVLRIINEPTAASLAYGFEKKNNETILVFDLGGGTFDVSVLEVGDGVFEVLSTSGDTHLGGDDFDKRIVDWLASSFKRDEGIDLLKDKQALQRLTETAEKAKMELSSLTQANISLPFITATADGPKHIETTLTRAKFEELCSDLLDRLRTPVENSLRDAKLSFSDLDEVILVGGSTRIPAVIELVKKMTGKAPNVTVNPDEVVALGAAVQAGVLAGDVSDIVLLDVTPLSIGLETLGGVMTKIIPRNTTLPTSKSEVFSTAADGQTSVEINVLQGEREFVRDNKSLGSFRLDGIPPAPRGVPQVEVKFDIDANGILSVTAIDKGTGKKQDITITGASTLPGDEVERMVSEAEKFAKEDKEKREVIDTKNQADSVVYQTEKQLKELGEKVPVPVKEKVEAKLGELKDAINGGETQAIKDAMAALNQEVMQLGQSLYNQPGAGGEPGAGPGPTPGAESGPSDSTSKGPEGDVIDADFTDSK